One genomic region from Evansella sp. LMS18 encodes:
- a CDS encoding YhcN/YlaJ family sporulation lipoprotein, producing the protein MKKIALSLTAASMLLTGLAGCGDANDAGMNDTQTGYNQGRGYGNQTGLGVNQRETRNGTLQHGYTTERGVGQGTGQGRGYGTMQGGGAGQGTGMGGLFGNNAANRNDGTGFAGNNRGFGSENRGMIGQNNNNRGFGRGITGDDRPGMVDEDGILNGRFDRDTTRGQFTGRQHRGLMNRGTGQGDELSGLRGQNRMQGNGRTIPRGEQGNVRGQQDGGYYNGEDGRLARRIENTVSGMDAVDDCSVVVNGDDVIVGVDADGRNGRQLEDRIRSKVEDISDELDVHVVTDEDQVRDVRGMNDRLRAGEPFEEIGATFEDMVQDLGRAVQRPFERSR; encoded by the coding sequence ATGAAAAAAATTGCACTTAGTTTAACTGCAGCAAGTATGTTATTAACAGGACTGGCTGGTTGTGGTGATGCAAACGACGCCGGTATGAACGATACGCAGACTGGATATAACCAGGGAAGAGGCTATGGAAATCAGACCGGTTTAGGGGTCAATCAGAGGGAAACAAGGAATGGCACTCTCCAGCATGGTTATACAACAGAGAGAGGCGTCGGCCAGGGGACCGGACAGGGAAGAGGTTATGGCACAATGCAGGGCGGTGGAGCTGGCCAGGGCACCGGAATGGGTGGACTCTTTGGTAATAACGCAGCCAACCGTAACGATGGTACAGGTTTTGCAGGCAACAACAGAGGATTTGGGTCAGAAAACCGCGGTATGATCGGGCAAAATAACAACAATCGAGGATTTGGCCGAGGCATTACTGGTGATGACCGTCCAGGAATGGTTGATGAAGATGGTATTCTGAATGGCCGTTTTGACAGAGACACAACAAGAGGTCAATTCACAGGAAGGCAGCACCGTGGCCTGATGAACAGAGGTACTGGCCAGGGAGATGAGCTTTCCGGCCTGCGCGGTCAAAATCGTATGCAGGGCAATGGACGTACTATCCCGCGTGGAGAGCAGGGAAATGTACGCGGGCAGCAAGACGGCGGATATTATAATGGTGAAGATGGCCGACTGGCCCGCAGAATCGAAAACACTGTCAGCGGAATGGATGCTGTTGATGACTGCAGTGTTGTAGTAAATGGCGATGATGTCATCGTCGGAGTAGATGCAGACGGAAGAAACGGGCGTCAGCTGGAAGATCGAATCCGGTCAAAAGTTGAAGATATTTCGGACGAGCTTGATGTCCATGTCGTGACTGATGAGGACCAGGTCAGGGACGTTCGGGGTATGAATGACAGGCTCCGTGCAGGTGAACCATTTGAAGAAATTGGAGCTACGTTTGAGGATATGGTGCAGGACCTTGGAAGAGCCGTACAAAGGCCTTTCGAAAGAAGCAGATAG
- a CDS encoding intercompartmental signaling factor BofC, protein MLLFKRAAKNGNHSVFLISSYLLMVFSFVVLYSAFPGVIMAEKPEAADYNAKTIEVILQREYLDGEISEERVEETIWSVEDFWALYEDWQLIDQNEDQIVFRMALNDISPLLKINGYFGLSEDGTLSIYNGRPDANEVIQSFFQVNTSRLKSHHYESLKDGIPVSSKDDYLEVLKTYEKYAIREL, encoded by the coding sequence ATGCTTCTGTTCAAACGGGCAGCGAAAAACGGTAACCATTCAGTTTTTCTTATTTCAAGCTATCTGCTTATGGTTTTCTCATTTGTTGTTTTATACTCCGCTTTTCCGGGAGTAATAATGGCTGAAAAACCTGAGGCAGCGGATTATAATGCGAAAACTATTGAAGTAATTCTGCAAAGGGAATATTTAGATGGGGAAATCAGCGAGGAAAGGGTTGAAGAAACAATCTGGTCGGTTGAGGACTTCTGGGCTTTGTATGAAGACTGGCAGCTTATAGACCAGAACGAGGATCAGATAGTCTTTCGGATGGCTCTGAACGATATCTCACCGCTTTTGAAAATTAATGGGTATTTCGGGCTTTCAGAGGATGGAACTTTAAGTATTTATAATGGGAGGCCTGATGCGAACGAAGTAATTCAGTCTTTTTTTCAGGTAAATACAAGCAGGCTTAAAAGCCACCATTATGAAAGTCTGAAAGACGGCATACCAGTATCTTCAAAAGATGATTACCTGGAAGTATTGAAAACGTATGAAAAATATGCGATTAGAGAGCTATAG
- the ruvA gene encoding Holliday junction branch migration protein RuvA codes for MIEFLKGKVTYIEAEYIVIDVNNTGYLVYCGNPYQFQEWMDETITVYTYQHVREDAIKLFGFLSREERRLFEKLLQVSGIGPKGALAILASGKPATVVQAIEEEDEKFLVRFPGVGKKTARQIILDLKGKLPEFIAPLFQTEEENDTLSFSRESVNLDEAVEALKALGYADKEINKVMPELKKEEMTTDAYIKKALQLMLRR; via the coding sequence TTGATTGAATTTTTAAAAGGTAAAGTAACATATATTGAAGCAGAATATATCGTTATTGACGTAAATAATACAGGATATTTAGTTTATTGCGGCAATCCATATCAATTCCAGGAATGGATGGACGAGACGATTACAGTGTATACATACCAGCATGTGAGAGAAGATGCGATAAAACTGTTCGGTTTTTTAAGCCGGGAAGAAAGGCGCTTGTTTGAAAAACTTCTGCAGGTTTCCGGCATCGGGCCAAAGGGAGCTCTGGCGATCCTTGCTTCAGGTAAACCAGCAACTGTAGTACAGGCGATTGAAGAGGAAGATGAAAAATTTCTCGTAAGATTTCCTGGAGTGGGGAAAAAAACAGCCAGGCAGATTATCCTCGATTTGAAAGGAAAGCTGCCTGAATTTATTGCCCCGCTCTTCCAGACAGAAGAAGAGAATGATACACTTTCTTTCTCCAGGGAAAGTGTTAATCTGGACGAAGCGGTGGAAGCACTCAAAGCTCTGGGGTATGCCGATAAGGAAATCAATAAAGTGATGCCGGAGCTCAAGAAGGAAGAAATGACTACTGATGCATACATTAAAAAAGCTCTGCAGCTGATGCTCCGGAGATAG
- the ruvB gene encoding Holliday junction branch migration DNA helicase RuvB, protein MEDRLVGGESQGHEEWEERSLRPQTLSQYIGQETVKENLTVFIEAAKMREETLDHVLLYGPPGLGKTTLSMIIANEMGVNLRTTAGPAIERPGDLAAILTGLEPGDVLFIDEIHRLNRSVEEVLYPAMEDFCLDIVIGKGPSARSVRLDLPPFTLVGATTRAGMLSAPLRDRFGVVSRLEYYTHEELTEIVERTADVMEVDIVHEAAQEIAGRSRGTPRIANRLLRRVRDFAQVLGDGAINLEGTKKALELLQVDKLGLDEIDHKLLKNIIEKFRGGPVGLDTMAATIGEEAHTIEDVYEPYLLQIGFLQRTPRGRVATHQAYHHLELEVPGS, encoded by the coding sequence ATGGAGGACCGATTAGTAGGCGGCGAATCCCAGGGCCATGAAGAATGGGAAGAGCGAAGCCTCAGGCCGCAAACCCTCTCCCAGTATATCGGACAGGAAACAGTCAAAGAGAATTTAACTGTTTTTATTGAGGCGGCTAAAATGCGGGAAGAAACACTGGATCATGTGCTTTTATATGGTCCCCCTGGCCTTGGGAAAACCACTCTCTCAATGATTATCGCAAATGAGATGGGGGTTAATTTAAGAACTACTGCCGGCCCGGCGATTGAACGGCCTGGTGATCTTGCGGCAATACTTACAGGGCTCGAACCAGGTGACGTGCTGTTTATCGATGAGATTCACCGTTTGAACCGGTCTGTGGAAGAAGTGCTGTATCCGGCGATGGAGGACTTCTGCCTTGATATTGTTATAGGAAAAGGCCCTTCAGCAAGGTCGGTGCGTCTAGACCTGCCTCCTTTCACACTCGTCGGGGCCACAACGAGGGCAGGTATGCTTTCCGCTCCCCTAAGAGACAGGTTTGGGGTTGTGAGTCGTTTGGAATACTATACACATGAAGAACTTACAGAAATAGTAGAACGGACTGCCGATGTGATGGAAGTGGATATCGTCCATGAAGCGGCTCAGGAGATTGCAGGAAGGTCAAGAGGGACGCCGAGGATTGCTAACCGGCTTCTTCGCAGAGTCAGGGATTTTGCCCAGGTTCTCGGTGACGGGGCAATTAACCTTGAAGGAACTAAGAAAGCACTGGAACTTCTGCAGGTCGACAAGCTGGGGCTTGACGAGATTGACCATAAGCTGTTAAAAAATATAATTGAAAAATTCCGCGGAGGACCAGTGGGGCTTGATACGATGGCTGCTACTATTGGAGAGGAAGCTCATACAATTGAAGATGTGTATGAACCATATTTACTGCAAATCGGTTTTCTGCAGCGGACGCCGAGGGGGCGTGTAGCCACCCATCAGGCTTATCATCATTTGGAACTGGAGGTGCCTGGTTCATGA
- a CDS encoding DUF2905 domain-containing protein, with protein sequence MSQLPKLLVIAGVVLIVAGLLWQVGGKYINLGKLPGDILIKRGNTTFYFPLMTSIIISVVLSLILLLLGRFR encoded by the coding sequence ATGAGCCAGCTGCCAAAACTGCTGGTAATTGCCGGTGTAGTCCTTATTGTAGCCGGATTGCTCTGGCAGGTTGGAGGAAAATATATTAACTTAGGGAAACTTCCCGGGGATATTTTAATAAAGCGGGGAAATACTACCTTTTATTTTCCCCTTATGACTTCAATTATTATCAGTGTTGTTTTATCATTAATTTTATTGCTATTAGGCAGGTTCAGATGA
- the queA gene encoding tRNA preQ1(34) S-adenosylmethionine ribosyltransferase-isomerase QueA has protein sequence MDVSQFDFSLPEELIAQTPLADRTASRLLVLNRKTGKREHRHFPDMLQYLNKGDVLVLNDTKVLPARLFGIKEETSGKVEILLLKEEGNHVWEVLAKPAKRLKVGSVVSFGDGKLKAECLEELPEGRRKLKFHFSGIFNEILDELGHMPLPPYIQEQLEEKDRYQTVYARHSGSAAAPTAGLHFTEEMLEKVRELGVNIVYITLHVGLGTFRPVTVEDVESHEMHSEFYQVSADAASALTEAKENGRKIIAVGTTSARTLETIARDGNGTFSESSGWTDIFIYPGYEFQAIDGLLTNFHLPKSTLVMLVSAFAGRENILAAYNEAVEKRYRFFSFGDAMLLI, from the coding sequence ATGGATGTATCACAATTTGATTTTTCCCTGCCTGAAGAGCTGATTGCGCAAACTCCTCTGGCTGACAGAACTGCCTCAAGGCTTTTAGTTCTGAACAGGAAAACAGGGAAACGAGAGCACCGTCATTTTCCCGATATGCTTCAGTACCTTAACAAAGGGGATGTGCTTGTCCTCAATGACACAAAAGTGCTCCCAGCAAGATTATTTGGTATAAAAGAGGAAACGTCTGGAAAAGTTGAAATTCTTCTTTTGAAAGAAGAAGGCAATCACGTATGGGAAGTGCTTGCAAAGCCTGCCAAACGGCTGAAAGTTGGATCAGTTGTATCTTTTGGAGATGGAAAGCTGAAGGCTGAATGTCTGGAAGAACTGCCGGAAGGAAGACGGAAGCTGAAGTTTCATTTTTCGGGGATTTTCAATGAAATTCTCGATGAACTGGGGCATATGCCGTTGCCGCCGTATATACAGGAACAGCTGGAAGAGAAAGACCGTTACCAGACAGTATACGCCAGGCACAGCGGTTCTGCCGCAGCCCCTACAGCAGGCCTGCATTTTACAGAAGAGATGCTTGAGAAGGTAAGGGAGCTAGGGGTTAATATAGTTTATATTACTTTGCACGTAGGTTTAGGCACTTTCCGGCCTGTGACAGTGGAGGATGTGGAATCACACGAGATGCACTCGGAATTTTACCAGGTGAGTGCAGATGCTGCATCGGCTCTGACTGAAGCGAAAGAAAATGGCAGGAAGATTATTGCGGTAGGAACTACTTCTGCCAGAACGCTTGAAACCATCGCCCGGGATGGAAACGGAACGTTCAGTGAAAGTTCCGGCTGGACAGATATATTTATCTATCCTGGTTATGAATTTCAGGCGATTGACGGGCTGCTTACAAACTTCCATTTACCTAAATCAACATTAGTAATGCTTGTGAGCGCGTTCGCCGGCCGGGAAAATATACTTGCGGCATATAACGAAGCCGTCGAAAAAAGATACCGTTTCTTCAGTTTTGGAGACGCAATGCTGTTAATTTAA
- the tgt gene encoding tRNA guanosine(34) transglycosylase Tgt produces the protein MPAITYEHIKTCKQSGARLGIVHTPHGSFETPMFMPVGTLATVKTMSPEDLKDMGAKIILSNTYHLWLRPGSDIIKEAGGLHKFMNWDRPILTDSGGFQVFSLSDLRKISEEGVEFRNHLSGEKLFLTPEKSMQVQNDLGPDIMMAFDECPPYPAEYDYMKASVERTSRWAERCLKAHARPDEQGLFGIIQGGEYEDLRKQSAEDLVSLDFPGYAIGGLSVGEPKDVMNRALEYTTPLLPADKPRYLMGVGSPDSLIDGSIRGIDMFDCVLPTRIARNGTLMTSSGRLVVRNAKYARDFRPLDENCDCHVCQNYSRAYIRHLVKCDETFGFRLTTYHNLHFLLKLMENVRQAIREDRLLDYREEFFEAYGFNKPDAKNF, from the coding sequence ATGCCAGCAATAACATATGAACATATAAAAACATGTAAACAGTCAGGAGCACGGCTGGGAATAGTCCATACTCCCCACGGCTCTTTTGAGACTCCGATGTTTATGCCGGTCGGGACACTGGCAACAGTGAAAACGATGAGCCCGGAAGACCTGAAGGACATGGGGGCAAAAATTATCCTGAGCAACACGTATCATCTGTGGCTCCGCCCCGGAAGCGATATCATTAAGGAAGCGGGCGGTCTCCATAAATTCATGAACTGGGACAGGCCAATCTTAACTGATTCAGGCGGGTTCCAGGTATTCAGCCTGAGCGACCTCAGAAAAATCAGTGAAGAAGGGGTGGAGTTCCGTAACCACCTGAGCGGGGAGAAGTTATTTTTGACACCTGAAAAATCCATGCAGGTTCAAAATGACCTTGGACCTGATATCATGATGGCATTTGATGAATGCCCGCCATATCCAGCTGAGTATGATTATATGAAAGCATCCGTGGAACGGACAAGCCGGTGGGCTGAACGGTGCCTTAAAGCACATGCCCGTCCTGACGAACAAGGACTTTTTGGAATTATACAGGGGGGCGAATATGAAGACTTGCGAAAACAGAGCGCAGAAGATCTTGTATCTCTCGATTTCCCTGGTTATGCCATTGGAGGGCTGTCTGTAGGTGAGCCAAAGGACGTGATGAACAGAGCCCTTGAGTACACTACACCGCTTCTGCCTGCAGATAAGCCGAGATATTTAATGGGCGTCGGTTCACCAGATTCACTCATTGATGGGTCAATCAGAGGTATTGATATGTTTGACTGTGTTCTCCCAACGAGAATTGCGAGAAACGGGACGTTAATGACGAGCAGCGGAAGGCTTGTGGTCAGGAATGCAAAATACGCCCGGGATTTCAGGCCGCTTGACGAGAACTGCGACTGCCATGTGTGCCAGAATTATTCGCGGGCTTATATCCGCCACCTTGTAAAGTGTGATGAAACTTTCGGGTTCAGGCTTACCACTTATCATAATCTGCATTTCCTCCTGAAGCTGATGGAAAATGTCCGTCAGGCGATACGGGAAGACCGTCTTCTTGACTACAGGGAAGAATTTTTCGAAGCATACGGGTTTAATAAACCTGACGCAAAAAACTTCTAG
- the yajC gene encoding preprotein translocase subunit YajC: MEGIFGALLPLLLMFAIFYFLLIRPQQKRQKKIQEMHAALQKGDKIITIGGLHGTIDAIDEDRIIVTVDGGNKLTFDRQAIREVVNQN, encoded by the coding sequence GTGGAAGGTATTTTTGGTGCGTTATTACCGTTACTTTTAATGTTCGCAATCTTTTACTTCCTGTTAATTCGTCCGCAGCAAAAACGACAGAAGAAAATTCAGGAAATGCATGCGGCACTTCAAAAGGGAGATAAAATTATTACTATTGGCGGCTTGCACGGTACGATTGATGCAATCGATGAAGATCGAATTATCGTTACAGTGGACGGCGGAAATAAACTGACTTTTGATCGTCAGGCGATCCGTGAAGTAGTAAACCAGAACTAA
- a CDS encoding TIGR04086 family membrane protein, producing the protein MHQRMLSSALYGILAILILVVAASFISSLLLRFTSMQEGSFTWVLLGFSFIAVFTGGFISGGRSGERGWLTGAVTALLFTIIIFLVQFLGYNQGFDTEQLLIHCGYLFAAILGGMLGVNVRGGAY; encoded by the coding sequence ATGCACCAGCGGATGCTAAGCAGTGCTTTATACGGTATACTGGCGATTTTGATATTAGTAGTAGCAGCCAGTTTTATCAGTTCACTTTTATTAAGGTTCACATCAATGCAGGAAGGGAGTTTCACCTGGGTCTTATTGGGCTTTTCTTTCATCGCGGTGTTTACGGGGGGATTTATTTCCGGAGGCCGGTCCGGAGAAAGAGGCTGGCTGACCGGAGCAGTAACAGCACTCCTTTTTACCATAATAATATTCCTCGTGCAGTTTTTAGGCTACAACCAGGGGTTTGATACAGAACAGCTGCTTATCCATTGTGGTTATTTGTTTGCAGCTATTTTAGGAGGAATGCTGGGGGTAAACGTCAGAGGCGGCGCATATTAA
- a CDS encoding ArsB/NhaD family transporter yields the protein MDWVLALVIFIISYVFIISEKINRALIACLGGVFMLFAGVIDLNSAFLEHIDWHTIVLLLSMMILVSITSQSGFFEFLAVSLAKLIHGRPVPLLIVISTLTAIGSAFLNNVTTVLLIVPIVLTLTKMLNITAIPYLMAAIIASNIGGTATLIGDPPNLMIGQAVDHLTFNAFLVNLGPIVIVIYIVIMAGITFLYRNQLIVARKNQEMLMSVSPKSYLKDRPLLFKSVTVLVLTTAGFIIQPLLNVDITSIAMGGALLLMLLTHEDKQTEEIFQTIEWVTLFFFVGLFMLVGGLKETGIIDEVAKSIIYYTEGDLPKTAMLILWASGILSGFVDNIPFVAAMIPVILEFQEYGMNNLDPLWWALALGACLGGNGTLIGASSNLIVAGLAVKAKQPFTYMDFLKVGAPTAIISFVLSSLYLYFRYLVYFQ from the coding sequence ATGGATTGGGTTTTGGCTTTAGTGATTTTTATAATAAGCTATGTTTTTATTATCAGCGAGAAGATTAACAGAGCGCTGATTGCATGTCTGGGCGGAGTATTTATGCTTTTTGCAGGAGTCATTGACCTGAATTCCGCTTTTTTGGAACATATCGACTGGCATACAATCGTGCTTCTTTTATCGATGATGATACTTGTATCAATTACAAGCCAGAGCGGCTTTTTTGAATTTCTTGCGGTGTCACTGGCAAAGTTGATCCACGGAAGGCCTGTCCCCTTGCTGATTGTGATTTCCACGTTGACGGCAATCGGTTCGGCATTCCTGAATAATGTGACAACTGTGCTCCTAATCGTTCCTATCGTGCTTACTCTTACTAAAATGCTGAACATAACGGCTATACCTTATTTGATGGCAGCAATCATAGCCTCGAACATAGGGGGGACTGCCACATTAATCGGGGACCCTCCTAACCTCATGATTGGCCAGGCTGTAGATCATTTAACTTTTAATGCCTTTCTCGTCAACCTTGGTCCCATTGTCATTGTCATTTATATTGTGATAATGGCGGGAATTACTTTTCTGTACCGTAACCAGTTAATTGTGGCAAGAAAGAACCAGGAAATGCTCATGTCTGTCAGTCCGAAAAGTTATTTGAAGGACCGCCCGCTCCTGTTCAAGTCTGTCACAGTGTTAGTGCTTACAACGGCCGGTTTTATCATTCAGCCGCTTCTGAACGTAGATATAACAAGTATTGCCATGGGAGGGGCTCTGCTTTTGATGCTCCTGACTCATGAAGATAAACAAACGGAAGAAATTTTTCAGACAATCGAATGGGTCACTTTGTTTTTCTTTGTGGGATTGTTTATGTTGGTTGGGGGATTAAAGGAAACCGGAATTATTGACGAAGTGGCAAAATCGATCATTTATTATACAGAAGGGGACCTGCCGAAAACTGCGATGTTGATTTTATGGGCGTCTGGGATCCTTTCTGGTTTTGTGGATAATATACCTTTCGTAGCAGCCATGATTCCTGTCATTCTTGAGTTCCAGGAATATGGTATGAACAATCTTGATCCCCTCTGGTGGGCGCTTGCCCTTGGAGCCTGTCTGGGAGGGAACGGAACATTGATAGGAGCAAGTTCCAACTTAATAGTAGCCGGACTGGCTGTAAAAGCGAAGCAGCCATTCACCTACATGGACTTTTTGAAAGTAGGGGCTCCTACAGCAATTATTTCCTTCGTGCTGTCGAGTTTGTATTTATACTTCCGTTACCTGGTTTATTTTCAGTAA
- a CDS encoding DUF421 domain-containing protein, with the protein MEYGTIISRTIVIYIVILLVFRFMGKREIGELSVVDFVISIMLAELAVLSIENVSVPLARQITPMLILMVIQISLAYISLKSRKLRKLIDGSPSVIIRNGKIDEKEMRKQRYNFDDLLLQLRQKDVRYMSDVEFAILEPSGDLSIIKKEEGKEQNPSAVSYLPLPLILDGRVQNDHLKEIGRNQLWLRQELRKLGYRDVKKISYCSLDRNDQLFIDLIDE; encoded by the coding sequence TTGGAATACGGTACAATCATTTCGAGGACCATCGTTATTTATATTGTGATCCTCCTTGTTTTTCGGTTCATGGGAAAGAGGGAAATAGGAGAGCTTTCTGTAGTAGACTTTGTAATCTCCATTATGCTTGCTGAGCTTGCGGTGCTGTCCATTGAAAATGTCAGTGTTCCTCTGGCAAGGCAGATCACTCCTATGCTCATATTAATGGTGATTCAAATCAGCCTCGCCTATATATCACTGAAAAGCCGTAAGCTCAGGAAGCTGATTGATGGCTCACCTTCTGTGATCATCCGCAATGGAAAAATTGACGAAAAGGAAATGAGAAAACAGCGCTATAATTTTGACGACTTACTGCTTCAGCTCCGGCAGAAGGATGTCAGGTATATGTCTGACGTGGAATTCGCTATTCTCGAGCCGTCCGGTGATCTTTCAATTATAAAGAAAGAGGAAGGGAAGGAACAAAATCCAAGTGCTGTATCTTACCTTCCTCTTCCGTTAATACTTGACGGGAGAGTGCAAAATGACCATTTAAAGGAGATCGGCAGAAATCAGCTGTGGCTGAGGCAGGAACTCAGGAAGCTTGGCTACAGGGATGTGAAAAAAATTTCATACTGCTCTCTGGATAGAAATGATCAGTTATTTATCGACCTGATTGATGAATAG
- the spoVB gene encoding stage V sporulation protein B produces MTKQSFLKGAFILIMAGLITRILGFANKIVVARIMGAEGVGLYMMAVPTLLLIITLTQLGLPVAISKLVAEADADNDRTKIKRILVVSLSVTAVLSIIFTVLMIIGAPLISRHLLTDPRAFYPLVAISPIVPIVALSSVLRGYFQGLQNMKPTAYSQIIEQMVRITLVATFTTAFLPYGIEYAAAGAMLSAVLGELASLLYMVYTFKRKKKFRVRRRFFTYAKDGRDTLNDLLAIALPTTGSRLIGSVSFFFEPIVVAQSLALAGVATVVATSQYGELAGYVIPMLLLPTFITYSLSVSLVPAISEAAHQNNYKMIHHRLEQALRLAFVSGGCSVVILYVFAEPIMELVYNAPTVAAYLKIMAPFSLMLYLQGPLQAALQALSLAKAAMINSFIGAFVKIAAIFVLASRPELGIMGAALAIVIGFLLVTLLHFATLVKTISFTLNIRDIFKVLTAIVITGALAHWLWDHSFTQADLLPRTLLLIVLAGFFYFLIISGMGLIKKEEAARIPLLRNFIR; encoded by the coding sequence ATGACAAAGCAGTCTTTCCTGAAAGGAGCATTCATTTTAATAATGGCCGGGCTCATAACCCGGATTCTTGGGTTTGCCAATAAAATTGTCGTGGCAAGAATTATGGGGGCTGAAGGGGTTGGGCTGTACATGATGGCAGTGCCCACCCTATTGCTGATAATCACCCTGACACAGCTCGGCCTTCCGGTGGCAATTTCCAAGCTTGTAGCTGAAGCGGATGCAGATAATGACCGGACAAAAATAAAACGTATTCTCGTAGTTTCATTGTCTGTCACTGCCGTTCTGAGTATTATATTTACAGTTTTGATGATAATCGGTGCACCGTTAATTTCACGGCATCTCCTCACAGACCCGAGGGCTTTTTATCCTTTGGTGGCCATTTCTCCGATAGTGCCGATCGTCGCGTTATCCTCTGTACTAAGAGGGTATTTCCAGGGCCTTCAGAATATGAAACCCACAGCTTATTCGCAGATTATCGAACAGATGGTAAGAATTACACTCGTAGCCACATTCACAACTGCTTTTTTACCGTATGGCATCGAGTATGCTGCCGCCGGAGCAATGCTTTCCGCTGTGCTTGGAGAGCTCGCCTCATTACTATACATGGTATATACGTTCAAACGGAAAAAGAAGTTCCGGGTAAGGCGCCGTTTTTTCACTTACGCAAAAGACGGGAGGGATACTCTTAATGATTTACTGGCAATAGCCTTGCCAACAACAGGAAGCAGACTGATTGGTTCTGTTTCTTTCTTCTTTGAACCAATTGTTGTAGCCCAGTCACTGGCTCTGGCTGGAGTGGCCACAGTCGTGGCGACATCACAGTACGGAGAACTAGCCGGTTATGTAATCCCGATGCTTTTGCTGCCAACTTTCATTACTTATTCTTTGTCTGTCTCCCTCGTGCCAGCCATCAGTGAAGCCGCCCACCAGAACAACTATAAAATGATACACCACCGGCTTGAACAGGCATTGAGGCTCGCTTTTGTCTCAGGGGGCTGCTCTGTAGTCATTCTATATGTTTTTGCAGAACCTATTATGGAACTCGTATATAATGCGCCTACAGTAGCTGCCTATTTGAAAATCATGGCGCCTTTCAGCCTTATGCTGTACCTTCAGGGCCCGCTTCAGGCTGCTCTCCAGGCTCTGAGCCTCGCCAAAGCTGCAATGATAAACAGTTTTATCGGAGCCTTTGTAAAAATAGCAGCAATATTTGTCCTTGCCTCAAGACCCGAGCTTGGTATTATGGGAGCAGCACTCGCTATCGTTATCGGTTTTCTCCTTGTAACATTGCTGCATTTCGCTACTCTCGTTAAAACAATCAGCTTTACTTTAAACATCAGGGATATATTTAAAGTGTTAACAGCAATAGTTATCACCGGTGCTCTCGCCCATTGGCTCTGGGACCATTCATTCACCCAGGCTGATCTTTTGCCGAGGACGTTATTGCTTATAGTACTAGCCGGTTTCTTTTACTTCCTGATCATTTCCGGAATGGGGCTGATCAAGAAAGAAGAAGCTGCACGCATTCCCCTTCTGCGGAACTTCATCAGGTGA